One stretch of Skermanella mucosa DNA includes these proteins:
- a CDS encoding BrnA antitoxin family protein — translation MTGKNAATTPPKPDHVSQEDWDAVDVPELTDEWFAKARRGGRPKAAAPKELTTLRLDPDVLAHFRATGPGWQTRINEALRKAAGLRP, via the coding sequence ATGACCGGGAAGAACGCCGCTACCACGCCGCCCAAGCCTGACCATGTCAGCCAGGAGGATTGGGACGCCGTCGATGTGCCGGAGCTGACGGACGAATGGTTCGCCAAGGCGCGGCGGGGCGGCCGACCGAAGGCAGCGGCGCCCAAGGAGTTGACGACGCTTCGCCTCGACCCCGACGTGCTGGCACATTTCCGCGCGACGGGTCCGGGGTGGCAGACCAGGATCAATGAGGCGCTGCGCAAGGCAGCCGGCCTGCGCCCCTGA
- a CDS encoding BrnT family toxin: MNTWDEAKRVANLAKHGLDFAAAEGFDWDTALTAVDERRDYGEGRFISIGYIGPRLHVMAWTPRGDDTRIIGSGKANDREERRYHAAQA; this comes from the coding sequence ATGAACACCTGGGACGAAGCCAAACGCGTGGCGAACCTTGCCAAGCATGGGCTGGACTTCGCCGCTGCCGAAGGGTTCGACTGGGATACCGCGCTGACCGCCGTGGACGAGCGCCGGGATTACGGCGAGGGCCGCTTCATATCCATCGGCTATATCGGGCCCCGCCTGCACGTGATGGCATGGACGCCGCGCGGTGACGACACGCGCATCATCGGATCGGGGAAGGCCAATGACCGGGAAGAACGCCGCTACCACGCCGCCCAAGCCTGA
- the ilvD gene encoding dihydroxy-acid dehydratase, translating into MPHLRSRTSTHGRNMAGARGLWRATGMKDGDFGKPIVAIANSFTQFVPGHVHLKDLGQLVAREIEAAGAVAKEFNTIAVDDGIAMGHSGMLYSLPSREIIADSVEYMVNAHCADALVCISNCDKITPGMLMAALRLNIPTVFVSGGPMEAGKVKLHNKTRAVDLVDAMVAAADPSLDDAEVLEMERSACPTCGSCSGMFTANSMNCLTEALGLALPGNGSVLATHADRKGLFLQAARTVVEIARRYYEQDDASVLPRSVASFEAFENAMMLDIAMGGSTNTVLHLLAAAHEAEVDFTMKDIDRLSRRIPQLCKVAPSVPDVHMEDVHRAGGIMAILGELDRAGHLHRDLPVVHAPTLGAALDRWDVKRTDDHDVLRFYSAAPGGIPTVVAFSQERRYQTIDVDRAGGVIRDAEHAFSKDGGLAVLYGNLAEDGCIVKTAGVDASILKFSGPARIFESQDAAVEAILNGGIQAGDVVLIRYEGPRGGPGMQEMLYPTSYLKSKGLGKACALITDGRFSGGTSGLSIGHVSPEAAEGGAIGLVEEGDLIEIDIPNRSIRVALTDQELASRRAAMEVLGADAWKPRDRHRPVSVALQAYAALTTSAARGAVRDVSAATRAPRP; encoded by the coding sequence ATGCCCCATCTCCGTTCCAGGACTTCCACCCACGGCCGCAACATGGCGGGAGCGCGCGGCCTGTGGCGCGCGACCGGCATGAAGGACGGCGATTTCGGCAAGCCGATCGTCGCGATCGCCAACTCCTTCACCCAGTTCGTGCCCGGCCACGTCCATCTGAAGGACCTGGGCCAGCTGGTCGCGCGGGAGATCGAGGCGGCGGGCGCCGTCGCGAAGGAGTTCAACACCATCGCGGTGGACGACGGCATCGCCATGGGCCATTCCGGCATGCTCTACAGCCTGCCCTCGCGCGAGATCATCGCCGACAGCGTCGAGTACATGGTCAACGCGCACTGCGCCGACGCGCTGGTCTGCATCTCCAACTGCGACAAGATCACGCCGGGCATGCTGATGGCGGCCCTGCGGCTGAACATCCCCACCGTCTTCGTCTCCGGCGGCCCGATGGAGGCCGGCAAGGTCAAGCTGCACAACAAGACCCGGGCGGTCGATCTGGTCGACGCCATGGTCGCGGCGGCCGATCCCAGCCTGGACGACGCCGAGGTGCTGGAGATGGAGCGGTCCGCCTGCCCGACCTGCGGGTCGTGCTCGGGCATGTTCACCGCCAACTCCATGAACTGCCTGACCGAGGCGCTGGGGCTGGCGCTGCCGGGCAACGGCTCCGTGCTGGCGACCCATGCCGACCGCAAGGGCCTGTTTCTCCAGGCGGCCCGGACGGTGGTCGAGATCGCGCGCCGCTACTATGAGCAGGACGACGCCAGCGTCCTGCCCCGCTCGGTCGCGAGCTTCGAGGCGTTCGAGAACGCGATGATGCTCGACATCGCCATGGGCGGCTCGACCAACACCGTGCTGCACCTGCTGGCCGCCGCCCACGAGGCGGAGGTGGACTTCACGATGAAGGACATCGACCGGCTGTCCCGCCGCATCCCGCAGCTCTGCAAGGTCGCCCCCTCGGTCCCCGATGTCCACATGGAGGACGTCCACCGCGCCGGCGGCATCATGGCGATCCTGGGCGAGCTGGACCGGGCCGGCCACCTGCACCGCGACCTTCCCGTGGTCCACGCCCCGACCCTGGGCGCCGCGCTCGACCGCTGGGACGTCAAGCGCACCGACGACCATGACGTCCTGCGCTTCTACTCCGCGGCTCCCGGCGGCATCCCGACGGTGGTCGCCTTCAGCCAGGAGCGGCGCTATCAGACGATCGACGTGGACCGGGCCGGCGGCGTGATCCGCGACGCCGAGCACGCCTTCAGCAAGGACGGCGGCCTGGCGGTCCTCTACGGCAACCTGGCGGAGGACGGCTGCATCGTGAAGACGGCCGGGGTCGATGCCTCGATCCTCAAGTTCTCCGGCCCGGCGCGCATCTTCGAGAGCCAGGACGCGGCGGTCGAGGCGATCCTGAACGGCGGCATCCAGGCCGGCGACGTGGTGCTGATCCGCTACGAGGGACCGCGCGGCGGGCCCGGCATGCAGGAGATGCTGTACCCGACCAGCTACCTGAAGTCCAAGGGCCTGGGCAAGGCGTGCGCCCTGATCACCGACGGGCGGTTCTCCGGGGGCACTTCCGGCCTGTCGATCGGCCATGTCTCGCCGGAAGCGGCCGAGGGCGGGGCGATCGGGCTGGTCGAGGAAGGCGACCTGATCGAGATCGACATCCCGAACCGCTCGATCCGCGTCGCCCTGACCGACCAGGAACTGGCCTCCCGCCGCGCCGCCATGGAGGTGCTGGGCGCCGACGCCTGGAAGCCGCGCGACCGCCACCGGCCCGTTTCCGTCGCATTGCAGGCCTATGCCGCGCTGACCACCAGCGCCGCCCGCGGCGCCGTCAGGGACGTGTCGGCGGCGACGCGAGCGCCTCGGCCGTAG
- a CDS encoding GNAT family N-acetyltransferase: MAPAGGPEGGCCEMKRLYVLPRGRNLGLGRALVDAIVAEAVRIGYRETRLDTLPNLTEAIALYEKTGFTPVAPYYDTPVPGTIFFGAVAYGLTRPAGHWGGDGTPVRC; the protein is encoded by the coding sequence ATGGCACCCGCCGGCGGCCCTGAGGGCGGCTGCTGCGAGATGAAGCGGCTCTACGTCCTGCCGCGGGGGCGCAACCTCGGTCTTGGCCGGGCGCTGGTGGACGCCATCGTCGCGGAGGCGGTGCGGATCGGATACCGCGAGACGAGGCTGGACACGCTGCCGAACCTGACCGAGGCGATCGCGCTCTACGAAAAGACGGGGTTCACGCCCGTCGCCCCCTATTACGACACGCCGGTGCCGGGCACGATCTTTTTTGGGGCGGTTGCTTACGGGCTGACCCGGCCTGCCGGCCATTGGGGCGGCGACGGGACGCCGGTCCGGTGTTGA